In Alphaproteobacteria bacterium, the following are encoded in one genomic region:
- the metF gene encoding methylenetetrahydrofolate reductase [NAD(P)H], whose product MELQLWKAIRRLEPLAPRFVSVTYGAAGSTRERTHRTVSRLRTETGLEPAAHLTCVGADCAEIDDVADAYRQAGVKHVVALRGDPQEGEDTYRPHPGGYAFASDLVAGLRARHDFDLSVAAYPESHPEAMSPEDDIDNLKRKIDAGANRAITQFFFDADVYFRFVDRARAKGIAVPIVPGILPVTNFAQMTRFADMCGASVPPWLAMAFDGLDDDPETRQLVAMSTAFDQCRRLRAGGVDEFHFYTLNRAELTYAICHMLGLRPRPELARGAA is encoded by the coding sequence ATGGAACTGCAGTTGTGGAAAGCGATCCGGCGCCTCGAACCGCTGGCGCCAAGATTCGTTTCGGTCACCTATGGCGCCGCCGGCAGCACGCGCGAACGGACCCACCGGACGGTGAGCCGGCTGCGTACGGAAACCGGACTCGAACCGGCGGCGCATCTGACCTGCGTCGGCGCCGATTGTGCGGAGATCGACGACGTCGCCGATGCTTACCGGCAAGCCGGTGTGAAACATGTCGTCGCCCTGCGCGGCGATCCACAGGAAGGGGAGGACACGTACAGGCCACATCCCGGCGGTTATGCCTTTGCCTCGGATCTCGTTGCAGGCCTGCGGGCGCGCCACGATTTCGACCTCAGCGTCGCCGCCTATCCCGAATCCCACCCCGAAGCGATGAGCCCGGAAGACGATATCGACAATCTCAAACGCAAGATCGATGCCGGCGCGAATCGTGCCATTACACAATTCTTCTTCGACGCCGATGTCTACTTTCGGTTCGTCGACCGGGCGCGGGCGAAGGGCATTGCGGTGCCGATCGTTCCCGGCATCCTGCCGGTGACAAATTTTGCGCAAATGACCCGGTTCGCCGACATGTGCGGGGCGTCGGTTCCGCCGTGGCTGGCGATGGCCTTCGACGGCCTCGATGACGACCCGGAAACGCGACAGCTCGTGGCCATGTCGACGGCCTTCGATCAATGCCGGCGGTTGCGCGCCGGCGGCGTCGACGAATTTCACTTCTATACCTTGAACCGGGCCGAGCTGACCTATGCGATCTGCCACATGCTGGGCCTCAGGCCGCGGCCGGAATTGGCCAGGGGCGCGGCCTAG
- a CDS encoding metalloregulator ArsR/SmtB family transcription factor: MRAGLDSWVGSLRAAAEPTRLRLLVLCSRTELTVSELVEILGQSQPRVSRHLRLLCEAGLLVKAREGTNAFFRVATDGAAGDLVAYLIAALDADDRTLAEDLSRLGLIRTRRAETAATYFRKNAAQWDKIRSLYVDEAEVEDALLDLVAARGAENHLDIGTGTGRILELLSPHVGRGTGIDLSRDMLAIARIRLEPSEMASCRLHYGDMYRLPWPDGSFDLVTFHLVLHYAEDPGAAIAEAARVTGPGGRVIVADFAPHDLDFLRTEHAHCRLGLGDDEIAAWFSESGLEPIAPKVLPGKPLTVKIWAADRASVVALRAAEGGRR; this comes from the coding sequence ATGAGAGCCGGTTTGGATTCCTGGGTCGGCAGCTTGCGCGCGGCGGCCGAACCCACGCGGCTCCGTTTGCTCGTCCTCTGTTCGCGCACCGAACTCACGGTGAGCGAGCTGGTTGAGATTCTCGGGCAGAGCCAGCCGCGCGTCTCCCGCCACCTCCGCTTGCTGTGCGAGGCCGGTCTATTGGTAAAGGCGCGGGAAGGCACCAACGCGTTCTTCCGTGTCGCCACCGACGGGGCGGCGGGTGATCTCGTCGCCTATCTGATAGCCGCTCTCGATGCCGATGACCGGACCCTGGCCGAAGACCTTTCTCGGCTTGGTCTGATACGTACGCGTCGCGCCGAGACGGCCGCGACTTACTTTCGAAAAAACGCCGCCCAGTGGGACAAGATTCGTTCCCTCTATGTCGATGAGGCCGAAGTCGAAGACGCTCTGCTCGACCTCGTCGCCGCGCGCGGGGCTGAAAACCATCTCGATATCGGCACCGGGACCGGCCGCATACTCGAACTCCTCTCGCCCCACGTCGGTCGCGGCACCGGCATCGATCTCTCGCGCGATATGTTGGCCATTGCGCGCATCCGCTTGGAGCCGTCGGAGATGGCTTCGTGCCGCCTGCATTACGGCGACATGTACCGCCTGCCGTGGCCGGACGGCAGCTTCGACCTGGTTACCTTTCATCTCGTCCTGCACTACGCCGAAGACCCGGGTGCGGCGATCGCCGAAGCGGCACGTGTTACCGGCCCCGGCGGCCGGGTGATCGTCGCCGATTTCGCGCCCCACGATCTCGATTTCCTGCGCACCGAACATGCCCATTGCCGTCTTGGCCTGGGCGACGACGAGATCGCCGCTTGGTTTTCGGAGTCGGGGCTGGAACCGATCGCACCGAAAGTCCTTCCCGGCAAGCCGCTGACGGTCAAGATTTGGGCCGCCGATAGAGCTTCCGTCGTCGCTCTGCGTGCCGCCGAAGGAGGCCGGCGGTGA